One Malus domestica chromosome 11, GDT2T_hap1 genomic region harbors:
- the LOC103449178 gene encoding large ribosomal subunit protein eL13z, which produces MVKHNNVIPSSHFRKHWQNYVKTWFNQPARKTRRRTARQKKAVKIFPRPTTGPLRPIVHGQTLKYNMKVRAGRGFTLEELKSAGIPKKLAPTIGIAVDHRRKNRSLEGLQANVQRLKTYKAKLVVFPRRAKQFKVGDSPAEELANATQLHGPYLPIAREKPTVELVKVTDELKSFKAYDKLRVERMNKRHVGARLKKAAEAEKEEKK; this is translated from the exons ATGGTGAAGCACAACAACGTTATCCCGAGCTCTCACTTCAGGAAGCATTGGCAGAACTATGTCAAGACCTGGTTTAACCAGCCTGCCAGGAAGACCCGCAGAAGAACTG CTCGGCAGAAGAAGGCTGTGAAAATCTTCCCTCGGCCGACCACCGGCCCACTCCGTCCCATTGTTCATGGACAGACGTTGAAGTACAACATGAAAGTGAGGGCTGGCAGGGGATTTACTCTGGAAGAGTTGAAG TCTGCTGGCATTCCAAAGAAGCTCGCACCAACCATTGGAATCGCAGTTGACCATCGCAGGAAGAATCGTTCCCTTGAGGGACTTCAAGCTAATGTGCAGCGTCTGAAGACATACAAGGCCAAATTAGTGGTCTTCCCAAGACGCGCTAAGCAGTTCAAG GTGGGCGATTCTCCTGCAGAGGAACTTGCCAATGCCACCCAGCTCCATGGCCCCTACCTTCCAATTGCACGTGAGAAGCCTACGGTTGAGCTTGTGAAGGTTACTGATGAGTTGAAGTCGTTCAAGGCATATGACAAACTCCGTGTGGAGAGGATGAACAAACGCCATGTTGGTGCCAGGCTTAAGAAGGCAGCGGAGGccgaaaaggaagaaaagaaatag
- the LOC103423131 gene encoding uncharacterized protein, translated as MVQTKRKSIDGGGGGKAKGKRGKPGGKKQKKGADARERKGPRLPNVLRKEVERLNPIEDEDIDSDEAEVYGRDFYEYEEELPEEEKRKNRRFDPVENLEYQLPDEFEDENVSSEDDDNDMGEAGEGGGEDEDDDDDDGRQGITRIPAFEGKKKRNTNVVVSEAYPESEYNPTRDTLDGEGPVSIEDLLNPLHGKSGYSKLRKRIHHLEKKSVPTPAPLPKADQEKLERMAAYEKSTEELRKWEPIIKRNREAPTIYFDDDMDLRSSTTSDFKPRTEFEKKIASLVYDDQVKDAHLKDGSRLLELNKVSAEDERDRHNRMAKMRSLLFRHEMKSKHIKKIKSKTYHRLLKKDRLKATSAQSQMDPDAAKELAMKQEYERAKERMTLRHKGSSKWTKRIKERGIDVQDEGTRAAIAEQQHLHAQLTRKMNSMKDGSSSSSDDSSDEDDIDVYSPGSEHARAAKLLEKAKEKTRNVLIDDDEVPNSGVLSLPFMVRGLKKKNEAAAEEAKLALQEYESWSNPLEDSSGADNLKVHPPSGRMVFNGSKNKAPESSNKTKADNKMRSDNYYANSDSEDDLEPEENVDVEKDRSNDLYTDVNISAALLHEDSQNHNDSLFKNFGDIVQAPGLKTTHEVSIFASGSWKKIKSGNSVDANGKKSTRPPESVERNQNLQEHVENLDEDSDADSEGQMVDGFLTSDPKDEYRLPSQAELIRQAFAADDVEDEFEKEKQEVLNEENPEPEKPTLLPGWGQWTHVQKKKGLPSWMQKEHEDAKKKREETLKKRKDAHLKRVIISEKLDKKAEKLFTKTLPYPFTSKEVFEQSIRMPLGPEFNPASAVGALNRPEVMKRPGVIIRPLEFEEVNPQGKVEDHKQSGKKQKKRNKSNKSKSGSDKIVTKVKTKLKS; from the exons ATGGTGCAGACGAAGCGAAAATCCATAGACGGCGGCGGCGGAGGCAAGGCAAAGGGAAAGAGAGGCAAGCCCGGCGGCAAGAAGCAGAAGAAAGGCGCCGACgcaagagagagaaaaggcCCTCGTTTGCCCAACGTTCTCCGAAAGGAGGTCGAACGCTTAAACCCTATCGAAGATGAAGATATTGATTCCGATGAGGCGGAGGTTTATGGCCGGGACTTTTACGAGTACGAAGAGGAGCTGCCGGAGGAGGAGAAAAGGAAGAACCGCCGGTTCGACCCGGTCGAGAACCTCGAGTATCAGCTTCCTGATGAATTTGAG GATGAAAATGTGTCATCTGAGGATGATGACAATGACATGGGGGAGGCTGGAGAGGGTGGGGGTGAAgatgaggatgatgatgatgacgatggaAGGCAAGGAATCACACGAATCCCGGCTTTTGAAG ggaagaagaagaggaatacCAATGTTGTTGTATCAGAGGCATATCCCGAGTCTGAGTATAACCCTACTCGTGATACTTTGGATGGTGAAGGACCTGTTAGCATTGAAGACCTTCTGAACCCTCTCCATGGAAAATCTGGTTATAGCAAACTGAGAAAGAGAATACATCATCTTGAAAAGAAATCCGTTCCTACTCCAGCTCCACTTCCAAAAGCAGATCAAGAGAAATTGGAGAGGATGGCAGCATATGAAAAATCAACGGAAGAACTGCGAAAGTGGGAACCAATCATTAAGAGGAACAGGGAGGCGCCTACCATATATTTTGATGATGATATGGATTTGCGATCTTCAACGACATCTGATTTCAAACCTAGAACTGAATTTGAGAAGAAAATTGCTTCATTAGTTTATGATGACCAGGTTAAAGATGCTCACCTAAAAGACGGTTCAAGGCTTCTTGAATTAAATAAG GTATCCGCTGAAGATGAAAGAGACCGCCATAATCGAATGGCCAAAATGCGCAGCCTTCTCTTCCGTCATGAAATGAAGTCAAAACACATAAAAAAGATCAAATCCAAAACTTATCATCGATTGTTGAAGAAAGATAGATTGAAAGCAACATCTGCACAAAGTCAAATGGATCCAGACGCTGCTAAAGAACTTGCAATGAAGCAAGAGTATGAACGAGCAAAG GAAAGAATGACTTTGAGGCACAAAGGTAGCTCCAAGTGGACAAAGCGCATCAAAGAGCGTGGTATAGATGTCCAAGATGAAGGTACTCGGGCTGCTATAGCTGAACAGCAGCACCTGCATGCTCAGCTGACAAGAAAAATGAATTCTATGAAAGACGGTAGTAGCAGCAGCAGTGATGACAGTAGTGACGAGGATGATATAGATGTATATTCACCTGGTTCAGAACATGCTAGGGCAGCAAAGCTGTTAGAAAAAGCAAAGGAGAAGACACGTAATGTGCtaatagatgatgatgaagtgcCTAACTCAGGAGTGCTTTCATTACCTTTCATG GTGCGTGGattgaaaaaaaagaatgagGCAGCTGCTGAAGAAGCTAAACTTGCTCTTCAAGAGTATGAATCATGGTCAAACCCGTTGGAGGATTCAAGTGGGGCAGATAATCTGAAAGTGCACCCTCCAAGTGGTAGAATGGTCTTCAATGGATCTAAAAATAAGGCTCCAGAATCAAGTAATAAGACCAAAGCAGACAATAAAATGAGATCAGATAATTATTATGCTAATAGTGATAGTGAAGATGACTTGGAGCCCGAAGAAAATGTTGATGTCGAGAAAGACAGAAGTAATGATTTGTACACGGATGTCAACATTAGTGCTGCGCTACTTCATGAAGATTCTCAAAATCACAACGATTCTCTTTTCAAG AACTTCGGTGATATTGTTCAAGCCCCAGGTCTGAAGACAACACATGAGGTTTCTATTTTTGCTTCAGGCTCGTGGAAAAAG ATAAAAAGTGGCAATAGTGTGGATGCAAATGGTAAAAAGTCTACTCGTCCCCCGGAATCAGTTGAGCGGAATCAAAATTTGCAA GAACATGTGGAGAATTTGGATGAGGATAGTGATGCAGATAGTGAGGGGCAGATGGTAGATGGATTTCTTACTTCAGATCCAAAAGATGAATACCGCCTTCCTTCTCAAGCTGAGCTAATTCGTCAAGCCTTTGCAGCGGATGATGTAGAGGATGAATTTGAGAAGGAGAAACAGGAAGTTCTGAATGAGGAAAACCCTGAACCCGAAAAACCTACTTTACTCCCTGGCTGGGGTCAGTGGACTCATGTACAGAAAAAGAAAGGCTTACCTTCTTGGATGCAAAAAGAACACGAAGATgccaagaagaagagagaagaaaccCTTAAAAAGAGGAAGGATGCACATCTTAAACGTGTTATTATCTCGGAAAAGTTGGATAAAAAG GCGGAGAAACTTTTTACAAAAACATTACCTTACCCTTTCACATCCAAAGAAGTTTTTGAACAGAGCATTCGCATGCCCCTGGGTCCTGAATTCAACCCTGCAAGTGCTGTTGGAGCTCTTAATCGGCCTGAA GTGATGAAGAGACCCGGTGTAATTATAAGACCGCTCGAGTTTGAGGAGGTGAATCCTCAAGGAAAAGTAGAGGATCACAAACAGAGTggaaagaaacagaaaaagagGAATAAGAGTAACAAGAGTAAAAGCGGTAGTGACAAAATTGTCACAAAGGTGAAGACTAAGCTCAAGAGTTGA
- the LOC103449176 gene encoding O-methyltransferase 1, chloroplastic-like isoform X1, translated as MDCLAGVAHAPATAILRRPVLYTTSRRDRNGGLKLRAKIVEENDPLLQSAIDSASLRFRETHRPKPLFVDPYAGCFVPPNAQMDMMQCSHHYCVATKFIDDKLLRTVNHIDGLKQVVLLTDGMDTRPYRLSWPSSTIIFNVSPERVFKRAAEKLQGVGAKIPRSCLSLHVPLESSDIQKSLRAKGFNGNQPSIWAMQGLPLMTLASFEDILLTVSGLAMKGCFFLGELPAWLAETEIGTKTSARTWLEKLFMNNGFRVDMICFDEVARSLGKELAPGRYKNILFSAEQLRFSDDQMKLGRKEFLRTEEEGDEEGFEEL; from the exons ATGGACTGTTTAGCGGGCGTTGCACATGCCCCGGCTACTGCTATCTTGCGCCGACCGGTCCTCTACACCACTTCAAGAAGGGATAGAAATGGCGGGTTGAAGTTGCGAGCCAAAATCGTCGAAGAAAACGACCCATTACTTCAATCTGCCATTGATTCGGCTTCTCTTCGTTTCCGGGAGACCCATCGACCAA AGCCTCTGTTTGTTGATCCGTATGCTGGTTGCTTTGTTCCTCCTAATGCTCAGATGGACATGATGCAATGCTCACATCATTATTGCGTTGCTACTAAATTCATCGACGATAAGTTGCTTCGAACGGTAAACCATATCGATGGATTAAAGCAG GTTGTTTTGCTAACCGATGGAATGGATACCCGCCCATATAGGCTTAGTTGGCCAAGTTCAACCATTATATTCAATGTTTCTCCGGAACGGGTGTTCAAAAGAGCAGCTGAGAAGCTTCAAG GTGTTGGGGCTAAGATTCCTAGAAGCTGCTTATCCCTTCATGTTCCTTTGGAATCCTCCGACATACAAAAAAGTCTGCGTGCTAAAGGGTTTAACGGCAATCAACCTAGCATTTGGGCCATGCAG GGGTTGCCTTTGATGACATTAGCAAGTTTTGAAGATATTTTGCTCACTGTAAGTGGTTTGGCGATGAAGGGATGTTTTTTCTTGGGAGAATTACCTGCTTGGTTGGCAGAAACTGAAATAGGGACCAAG ACTAGTGCAAGGACATGGTTGGAGAAACTATTCATGAACAATGGGTTTCGGGTGGACATGATTTGTTTTGATGAAGTTGCAAGGAGTTTAGGCAAGGAATTAGCACCGGGAAGGTATAAGAATATACTATTTTCTGCAGAACAACTGCGGTTTTCTGATGATCAG ATGAAACTTGGGAGGAAGGAATTCCTGAGAACCGAGGAAGAAGGGGACGAGGAAGGTTTCGAAGAGCTCTAA
- the LOC103449176 gene encoding O-methyltransferase 1, chloroplastic-like isoform X2, translating to MDCLAGVAHAPATAILRRPVLYTTSRRDRNGGLKLRAKIVEENDPLLQSAIDSASLRFRETHRPKPLFVDPYAGCFVPPNAQMDMMQCSHHYCVATKFIDDKLLRTVNHIDGLKQVVLLTDGMDTRPYRLSWPSSTIIFNVSPERVFKRAAEKLQGVGAKIPRSCLSLHVPLESSDIQKSLRAKGFNGNQPSIWAMQGLPLMTLASFEDILLTVSGLAMKGCFFLGELPAWLAETEIGTKTSARTWLEKLFMNNGFRVDMICFDEVARSLGKELAPGRYKNILFSAEQLRFSDDQTLNFDC from the exons ATGGACTGTTTAGCGGGCGTTGCACATGCCCCGGCTACTGCTATCTTGCGCCGACCGGTCCTCTACACCACTTCAAGAAGGGATAGAAATGGCGGGTTGAAGTTGCGAGCCAAAATCGTCGAAGAAAACGACCCATTACTTCAATCTGCCATTGATTCGGCTTCTCTTCGTTTCCGGGAGACCCATCGACCAA AGCCTCTGTTTGTTGATCCGTATGCTGGTTGCTTTGTTCCTCCTAATGCTCAGATGGACATGATGCAATGCTCACATCATTATTGCGTTGCTACTAAATTCATCGACGATAAGTTGCTTCGAACGGTAAACCATATCGATGGATTAAAGCAG GTTGTTTTGCTAACCGATGGAATGGATACCCGCCCATATAGGCTTAGTTGGCCAAGTTCAACCATTATATTCAATGTTTCTCCGGAACGGGTGTTCAAAAGAGCAGCTGAGAAGCTTCAAG GTGTTGGGGCTAAGATTCCTAGAAGCTGCTTATCCCTTCATGTTCCTTTGGAATCCTCCGACATACAAAAAAGTCTGCGTGCTAAAGGGTTTAACGGCAATCAACCTAGCATTTGGGCCATGCAG GGGTTGCCTTTGATGACATTAGCAAGTTTTGAAGATATTTTGCTCACTGTAAGTGGTTTGGCGATGAAGGGATGTTTTTTCTTGGGAGAATTACCTGCTTGGTTGGCAGAAACTGAAATAGGGACCAAG ACTAGTGCAAGGACATGGTTGGAGAAACTATTCATGAACAATGGGTTTCGGGTGGACATGATTTGTTTTGATGAAGTTGCAAGGAGTTTAGGCAAGGAATTAGCACCGGGAAGGTATAAGAATATACTATTTTCTGCAGAACAACTGCGGTTTTCTGATGATCAG ACGCTGAACTTTGATTGTTGA
- the LOC103423128 gene encoding protein AE7-like 1 isoform X3, which produces MTLGLINTNHVVHAKKERVAHIEDFHADDVVDPLDIYDFVRDIRDPEHPYSLEQLSVLSEESIAVDDKLGRILRDNFYADDSALQYGNSDRTYNRGVQSQRQGTSALASSSHLGVSAITWPSRCPEDIRIGACH; this is translated from the exons atgacgtTGGGTCTGATCAATACCAACCACGTGGTCCACGCTAAGAAGGAAAGGGTTGCTCACATCGAAGATTTCCACGCTGACGACGTCGTCGATCCTCTCGATATCTATG ATTTCGTGAGGGATATTAGAGATCCGGAGCACCCCTACTCGTTAGAGCAGCTCAGCGTGCTTTCGGAAGAGTCGATTGCAGTGGATGACAAGCTCGGCCGTATTCTGCGA GATAACTTTTACGCCGACGATTCAGCATTGCAGTATGGCAACAGTGATAG GACTTACAATCGAGGTGTACAATCTCAGCGTCAAGGAACTTCCGCATTGGCATCTTCGAGTCATCTCGGT GTGTCGGCCATCACGTGGCCATCCCGATGTCCCGAGGACATCAGGATTGGAGCGTGTCATTAA
- the LOC103423128 gene encoding protein AE7-like isoform X1: MTLGLINTNHVVHAKKERVAHIEDFHADDVVDPLDIYDFVRDIRDPEHPYSLEQLSVLSEESIAVDDKLGRILRVSFLNFELQFCIFLDNFYADDSALQYGNSDRTYNRGVQSQRQGTSALASSSHLGVSAITWPSRCPEDIRIGACH, encoded by the exons atgacgtTGGGTCTGATCAATACCAACCACGTGGTCCACGCTAAGAAGGAAAGGGTTGCTCACATCGAAGATTTCCACGCTGACGACGTCGTCGATCCTCTCGATATCTATG ATTTCGTGAGGGATATTAGAGATCCGGAGCACCCCTACTCGTTAGAGCAGCTCAGCGTGCTTTCGGAAGAGTCGATTGCAGTGGATGACAAGCTCGGCCGTATTCTGCGAGTATCATTTCTCAATTTTGAGCTTCAATTTTGCATTTTTCTG GATAACTTTTACGCCGACGATTCAGCATTGCAGTATGGCAACAGTGATAG GACTTACAATCGAGGTGTACAATCTCAGCGTCAAGGAACTTCCGCATTGGCATCTTCGAGTCATCTCGGT GTGTCGGCCATCACGTGGCCATCCCGATGTCCCGAGGACATCAGGATTGGAGCGTGTCATTAA
- the LOC103423128 gene encoding protein AE7-like 1 isoform X2, translating into MTLGLINTNHVVHAKKERVAHIEDFHADDVVDPLDIYDFVRDIRDPEHPYSLEQLSVLSEESIAVDDKLGRILITFTPTIQHCSMATVIGLTIEVYNLSVKELPHWHLRVISVCRPSRGHPDVPRTSGLERVINPS; encoded by the exons atgacgtTGGGTCTGATCAATACCAACCACGTGGTCCACGCTAAGAAGGAAAGGGTTGCTCACATCGAAGATTTCCACGCTGACGACGTCGTCGATCCTCTCGATATCTATG ATTTCGTGAGGGATATTAGAGATCCGGAGCACCCCTACTCGTTAGAGCAGCTCAGCGTGCTTTCGGAAGAGTCGATTGCAGTGGATGACAAGCTCGGCCGTATTCT GATAACTTTTACGCCGACGATTCAGCATTGCAGTATGGCAACAGTGATAG GACTTACAATCGAGGTGTACAATCTCAGCGTCAAGGAACTTCCGCATTGGCATCTTCGAGTCATCTCGGT GTGTCGGCCATCACGTGGCCATCCCGATGTCCCGAGGACATCAGGATTGGAGCGTGTCATTAATCCATCTTAG
- the LOC103423126 gene encoding blue-light photoreceptor PHR2-like — protein sequence MDANRQIPENPESKSPEEQNPLAIVPSAAGLSPFATASLSLSLSTILPTHFFQQPKVSTLFSSQPTKVKVPTQASSLAHLSLSTTANVTPPKLSFKSTIAANPLQSPLSLGPRRPLDPSNGAAIRRASIVWFRNDLRVHDNECLNSANNESVSVLPVYCFDPRDYGKSSSGFDKTGPYRATFLVESVADLRKNLQARGSDLVVRIGKPETVLVELAKAIGADAIYAHREVSRDEVKEEEKIEAAMKEENVEVKYFWGSTLYHAEDLPFKLEDMPTKYGDFREKVKGLEVRKTIEALDQMKGLPSRGDVEPGDVPTLMDLGLNPSATTSQDGRPAAIASVVGGETEALERLKKYAAECQAQPPKASKDGKHDSIYGANFSCKVSPWLVLGCLSPRSMFDELKKTSSRTISASSNRNDDGGSGMNWLMFELLWRDFFRFVTCSSTKKQLNAAPATACTGALA from the exons atGGACGCCAATCGCCAAATCCCAGAAAACCCAGAATCCAAATCGCCTGAGGAACAAAACCCACTTGCCATTGTGCCTTCCGCCGCCGGGCTTTCTCCCTTCGCCACCGCCTccctctcactttctctctctacaattctCCCCACCCACTTCTTCCAACAACCCAAGGTTTCCACCTTGTTTTCTTCCCAGCCCACCAAGGTCAAGGTCCCCACGCAGGCCTCGTCCCTggcccacctctctctctcaaccaCCGCCAATGTAACTCCGCCCAAGCTCTCCTTCAAGTCCACCATTGCCGCCAACCCCCTGCAGAGCCCTCTCTCTCTGGGTCCGCGCCGCCCTCTCGACCCCTCCAATGGGGCCGCAATCCGTCGAGCTTCCATCGTCTGGTTCCGCAACGATTTACGCGTCCACGACAACGAGTGCCTCAACTCGGCCAACAACGAGTCCGTATCGGTCTTGCCCGTCTACTGCTTCGATCCGAGGGACTACGGAAAATCCTCTTCTGGGTTCGATAAGACCGGCCCGTACCGGGCGACGTTCTTGGTCGAATCGGTGGCGGACCTCCGGAAGAATCTCCAGGCGAGAGGGTCCGATCTGGTAGTCAGAATCGGGAAGCCCGAGACTGTTTTGGTGGAGCTGGCAAAGGCTATAGGCGCCGACGCCATTTATGCGCACAGAGAGGTTTCGCGCGACGAAgttaaggaggaggagaagatcGAGGCGGCAATGAAGGAGGAGAATGTGGAGGTTAAGTACTTTTGGGGAAGCACTCTGTACCACGCGGAGGATTTGCCGTTTAAGTTGGAGGATATGCCGACGAAATACGGCGATTTCAGAGAGAAGGTGAAGGGATTGGAGGTGAGGAAGACGATTGAAGCTTTGGATCAGATGAAGGGTCTGCCTTCTCGCGGCGACGTGGAGCCCGGTGATGTTCCAACATTGATGGATTTGGGGCTTAATCCGTCTGCTACTACGTCTCAG GATGGAAGGCCTGCTGCCATTGCTTCCGTGGTGGGAGGGGAGACTGAAGCCCTAGAAAGGCTCAAAAAGTATGCTGCTGAGTGCCAAGCACAGCCACCCAAGGCGAGCAAAGATGGAAAGCATGATAGCATCTATGGTGCCAACTTTTCGTGCAAAGTCTCTCCATGGTTGGTCTTGGGATGCCTCTCTCCTCGCAGTATGTTTGATGAGCTAAAGAAAACTTCTAGCAG AACTATTTCTGCTTCCTCAAACCGCAATGATGACGGTGGCAGTGGAATGAACTGGTTGATGTTTGAGTTACTTTGGAGGGATTTCTTCAG ATTTGTGACTTGCAGTTCCACAAAGAAACAGCTCAACGCTGCTCCAGCCACCGCATGTACGGGTGCCCTTGCTTAA